One window of the Chitinophaga niabensis genome contains the following:
- a CDS encoding DUF6850 family outer membrane beta-barrel protein produces MKRVLILCLSLLSATAFAQTAKVADSIYFFKQSRQDITYRFRNASQLVADTFLQKTGRLDVSYSQTQGGFHLSQEPYKTQIAELYTEGIATLGRIKVSGQFRFNKVWEDSLANNLSGEVNPISPYFYFATKAGRYERQNYNGIATVAYALLKDQLYLSGGFEYDHHWTTGSVDPRAEVQRFKLLVKPGITYKYRKHVIGAEGIIGYGNESSSIIYKNMNFGLSLLYPDRIYYLNHAYGYIGMKDEAIYQRLRNYKGGSLSYYTTVGNWRVRALLSYEIEKERNTRERRAKSRLDIYSRWDIDTWSGELQLQRNTARSNQQFNVFARIRDGKDFDSVFAANNYQYQQQQAGFSYLHQSVKRAHFQPEWGVHANFDRSSRIDVVQAHTAEYTQVNAGLTANGYWNFKNGDRFSAGITPSLRIPLESTITVPPTQENIFTRAIAYPDYYYWSSTAFRINTSFRYISSKTLKEMPVGFFVNVGYTQRLNEDAAQYPAMTKPDKMQWTTNLGFTLYL; encoded by the coding sequence ATGAAAAGAGTGTTGATCTTGTGTTTGTCTTTATTGTCCGCCACTGCTTTCGCACAAACTGCGAAAGTGGCGGACAGTATTTATTTTTTTAAGCAAAGCCGCCAGGACATAACCTATCGCTTCAGGAATGCCTCTCAGTTGGTAGCGGACACATTTCTGCAAAAAACGGGCAGGCTGGATGTTTCCTATAGTCAGACACAAGGTGGCTTTCATCTCTCGCAGGAGCCATATAAAACACAAATAGCTGAATTGTACACAGAAGGTATTGCAACACTTGGCCGAATTAAAGTAAGTGGGCAATTCCGTTTTAATAAAGTATGGGAAGACAGTCTGGCAAATAACCTCAGCGGAGAAGTGAATCCCATCTCTCCATATTTCTATTTTGCCACTAAAGCAGGCAGGTATGAAAGGCAGAACTACAATGGTATTGCAACAGTAGCTTATGCTTTATTGAAAGATCAGCTCTATCTGTCTGGCGGTTTTGAGTATGATCATCACTGGACAACCGGATCCGTAGACCCACGGGCAGAGGTACAGCGTTTTAAATTATTGGTGAAGCCCGGAATCACTTACAAGTACAGGAAACATGTGATCGGTGCTGAAGGGATAATTGGATATGGGAATGAGAGCAGCAGCATTATCTATAAAAACATGAATTTTGGATTGAGTCTCTTATATCCTGACAGGATTTATTATCTGAACCATGCTTATGGATATATAGGAATGAAAGATGAGGCTATATATCAACGGCTTAGAAACTATAAAGGAGGTAGCCTCAGTTATTATACTACAGTTGGAAACTGGCGGGTTCGCGCGCTTCTTTCATATGAGATAGAGAAGGAAAGGAATACCCGTGAGAGACGTGCAAAATCAAGATTAGATATATATAGCCGCTGGGACATTGATACCTGGTCTGGTGAACTCCAGCTACAACGCAACACAGCGCGGTCAAACCAACAATTCAACGTCTTCGCCAGGATCAGGGATGGAAAAGATTTCGATAGTGTGTTTGCCGCCAACAACTATCAATACCAACAGCAACAGGCTGGTTTTTCCTACCTGCACCAATCTGTAAAAAGAGCCCATTTCCAACCGGAATGGGGCGTCCACGCTAATTTCGACAGAAGCAGCCGCATAGACGTAGTACAGGCCCACACCGCAGAATACACCCAGGTTAACGCAGGCCTCACAGCAAATGGCTACTGGAACTTCAAAAACGGAGACCGTTTCTCAGCTGGCATAACTCCCTCACTCCGCATCCCGCTGGAAAGCACAATAACAGTTCCGCCAACACAGGAAAACATCTTCACAAGGGCAATAGCTTACCCTGATTATTATTACTGGTCATCCACAGCATTCAGGATAAATACATCCTTCCGCTATATCAGCTCCAAAACTCTCAAAGAAATGCCGGTAGGCTTCTTTGTAAACGTTGGTTATACCCAACGATTAAATGAGGACGCTGCCCAATACCCCGCGATGACCAAACCTGACAAGA
- a CDS encoding TonB-dependent receptor — MMRMNVGNFLLIVCMLSLCLPVLAQTEHQEIFITGKVVDEHQKPIAFATVRLSETIAGANTDANGNFRFPVPKGKFSSLRLSVSFVGKKTVEKLLQAAEFAVPQVISMKDLSLTLEDVQVTAVRKGTNSNSSILFDLEAIEQSQAFSLADIMNNLPGKLSLAPQLQTVQTVTMRSNAQGINAINNAFGVAIYVDGIRVNNETNMQNRSVSQRGIGGSLITAPDANTGGGGQIDAAFTGLDLRDIAIENIERIEVAQGVVSAKYGELTSGAIFIEQKTGRTPLTFNLNINGGSTQTSLTKGFNLGKKWGALNVTAGFLNSNNDPRDKVKNYNRINTSVMWTNYLTKKLKNSLQVSYDRKLDDRKLDPDDDNEEMAYAKSYNVSISNRMLLQVNNELIRSVGLNLGFTKGKQDTYKQFLLNRAPQPIAMKDTTGIYEGYFIAGNYVAEEQIIGEPLSLNGSLDVTSATYFTGNIVHNINLGVTFSLSGNRGEGVLLDPNRPRWGIQNDQTARPYNYNSLPDMINTGFYLQDNIQGNLFDRPYRIGLGVRYDIQNSVGTIQPRINLSYSLTPSLELSAGFGVSTKAPSMAHRYPAPTWLDIPILNLVKIPLDSSLYLVYTRKVLADNSYLKASKATQLEGGIRYTDRWFNTSAFAYAKWNTNGFNSSETFNEVTIPAYGYVDVQGGKPRYFQTGDSLRYNTLGNYRITNGLYTADYGLEWMLQTKDIRAIRTSFSLSTAFSYSQFDDRGDNRTVSVDKTIIEAGKPAWYGVYPAEKRRSWSLLSKVSTSTHIPKLGFIVRFTADIHWIETTDLPGKNNIPIGYLDEHLIYHPIKNFDVNDPDLGYLKLVADNASYTTLPFPYANINMQVAKEIRKNLRLSISAYNIFNIRPQYYNEVTRSRTVFNSPLSLSAGLTVKL; from the coding sequence ATGATGAGGATGAACGTAGGAAACTTTCTGCTTATTGTATGTATGCTATCCCTTTGCCTTCCTGTACTTGCACAAACTGAGCATCAGGAGATATTCATTACAGGTAAAGTGGTAGACGAGCATCAGAAGCCAATTGCTTTTGCCACAGTACGTTTGAGCGAAACAATTGCTGGTGCGAATACAGATGCCAATGGTAATTTCAGATTCCCTGTCCCAAAAGGAAAATTCTCTTCTTTACGCCTTTCTGTAAGTTTTGTTGGAAAAAAGACGGTTGAAAAGCTGCTTCAGGCGGCTGAATTTGCTGTTCCGCAGGTGATTTCGATGAAGGACCTGAGTCTGACGCTGGAAGATGTGCAGGTTACGGCAGTGCGGAAGGGAACCAACTCTAATTCTTCTATTCTGTTTGATCTTGAAGCTATTGAGCAGTCGCAGGCATTCAGCCTTGCCGATATCATGAATAACTTACCGGGAAAACTGAGTTTAGCGCCGCAGTTGCAGACCGTGCAGACAGTTACCATGAGAAGTAATGCTCAAGGCATTAATGCAATTAATAATGCGTTTGGGGTGGCCATCTATGTGGATGGGATCAGGGTGAATAATGAAACGAACATGCAGAACCGGAGTGTATCTCAACGGGGCATAGGCGGTTCACTTATTACTGCGCCGGACGCCAATACAGGTGGCGGAGGCCAGATAGATGCAGCATTTACAGGCCTGGACTTACGGGATATTGCCATTGAAAACATAGAAAGGATTGAAGTGGCACAGGGCGTTGTTTCTGCTAAATATGGAGAATTGACGAGCGGTGCTATTTTTATTGAGCAAAAAACCGGCAGAACACCGCTTACCTTCAATTTGAATATCAATGGAGGATCTACACAGACTTCTCTCACTAAAGGTTTTAACCTCGGTAAAAAATGGGGCGCATTGAATGTTACGGCAGGATTCCTGAATAGTAACAATGACCCGCGCGATAAAGTAAAGAACTATAACCGGATCAATACGTCTGTGATGTGGACGAACTACCTGACAAAAAAACTAAAGAACTCCTTACAGGTAAGTTATGACCGGAAGCTGGATGACAGAAAGCTGGATCCGGACGATGATAATGAGGAGATGGCTTATGCTAAAAGCTATAATGTAAGTATTTCCAACCGGATGTTGCTCCAGGTTAACAATGAATTGATAAGAAGCGTTGGTTTAAATCTGGGATTCACGAAGGGGAAACAGGATACATATAAACAATTTTTATTGAACCGTGCCCCGCAGCCTATTGCAATGAAGGATACTACTGGCATCTATGAAGGATATTTCATTGCGGGTAACTATGTAGCAGAAGAACAGATAATCGGTGAACCGCTATCATTGAATGGATCATTGGATGTGACATCAGCTACTTATTTTACTGGAAACATAGTCCACAATATCAATTTGGGTGTTACATTTTCTTTGTCCGGTAATCGTGGCGAAGGGGTCCTCCTCGATCCCAACAGACCACGGTGGGGAATTCAAAATGACCAGACCGCCCGGCCCTATAATTATAATTCACTGCCGGATATGATCAACACCGGCTTTTACCTTCAGGATAATATACAAGGAAATCTCTTTGACCGCCCATACAGGATCGGGTTAGGAGTAAGGTATGATATTCAGAACAGTGTGGGAACTATACAACCCAGGATCAACCTTAGTTATTCCCTTACACCATCTCTGGAGTTGAGCGCAGGTTTCGGTGTATCCACAAAAGCACCTTCCATGGCACACCGCTATCCGGCGCCCACCTGGCTCGATATTCCTATACTGAACCTCGTTAAAATTCCGCTGGATTCAAGCCTTTATCTGGTGTACACCCGTAAAGTACTGGCGGATAACAGTTATCTGAAAGCTTCAAAGGCTACTCAATTGGAAGGAGGTATCCGTTACACAGACAGGTGGTTCAATACATCTGCATTTGCATATGCCAAATGGAACACCAATGGCTTTAATAGTTCGGAAACATTTAATGAAGTAACCATCCCCGCCTATGGCTATGTAGATGTTCAGGGTGGAAAGCCCCGTTACTTTCAAACAGGCGATTCTCTCAGGTATAATACGCTGGGGAATTACAGGATCACCAATGGCCTGTATACTGCGGATTATGGACTGGAGTGGATGTTACAGACAAAAGACATCAGGGCTATCCGCACAAGCTTTTCACTTAGTACGGCATTTTCTTATAGCCAGTTTGATGACAGGGGAGATAACCGCACGGTATCAGTGGATAAAACCATTATTGAGGCAGGGAAACCAGCCTGGTATGGTGTTTACCCGGCTGAAAAGAGAAGAAGCTGGTCTTTGCTTTCAAAAGTATCCACTTCTACCCATATTCCTAAGCTTGGCTTTATCGTTAGATTTACTGCGGATATCCACTGGATAGAAACAACTGATCTTCCAGGCAAGAACAATATACCCATCGGGTACCTCGATGAGCACCTGATTTATCATCCTATTAAAAACTTCGATGTAAACGATCCAGACCTGGGGTATCTAAAACTGGTGGCAGACAATGCTTCCTATACAACACTTCCTTTCCCTTACGCTAATATCAATATGCAGGTGGCCAAAGAGATCAGGAAAAACCTGAGACTGTCTATCAGCGCTTACAATATATTCAATATCCGTCCGCAATATTATAACGAAGTAACAAGGAGCAGAACTGTATTTAATTCTCCGTTGAGTCTTTCGGCAGGACTGACTGTTAAACTATAA
- a CDS encoding DUF4876 domain-containing protein → MRKLFNGVFIAALSLAVACKKDTPVAQPVTLTVKVSYNTEDKALNLPVEKSKVTISNNTNGQTYNAETNAQGEAVFQSIAPGNYSATVTLSFTAANYTQITGIPVTQDVQFNSSKTGTAITQNTSFEMVLSSGRIGNLVIKQLYYAGSHTSRGASFRDQFVEIYNNSNEVIYMDSLYIGNGQANNTKLSAGGVPFDWSKSIDMPTNIGNPTKDYVYARYLFMIPGTGKQYPLNPGESMVLAQTGINHGQIYNDQNGDQISIIDPTLTVDLSNAAFETNLVEYNRAQATDPTKFKPYRYDLDNPAVKNMEVVYAGTYNDWVFDATGREDLFIFKTNEDPRKWKSYPDPEVLPGDLKPDTKHFPQIPARYILDAMEIIHAVPASRIPKRLQDALDAAGVSVTGGQYSSQSLVRKTLKTVNGRRILQDTNNSANDFVTKTKADPSRTAASFEP, encoded by the coding sequence ATGAGAAAGTTATTTAATGGTGTATTCATCGCCGCATTGTCCCTGGCCGTAGCTTGTAAAAAAGACACGCCTGTAGCACAACCGGTAACACTCACTGTGAAAGTTTCTTACAATACAGAAGATAAAGCACTGAACCTTCCTGTAGAAAAAAGCAAGGTGACAATTTCCAATAATACCAATGGGCAAACATATAATGCTGAGACCAATGCACAGGGAGAAGCAGTGTTTCAAAGTATAGCGCCAGGTAATTACAGTGCAACTGTTACATTGTCTTTCACCGCCGCAAATTATACACAGATCACCGGCATCCCTGTTACACAGGATGTGCAGTTTAATTCTTCCAAAACTGGTACTGCCATTACACAGAACACTTCTTTCGAGATGGTGCTTTCATCCGGAAGGATCGGTAACCTGGTGATCAAACAACTCTACTATGCCGGTTCTCATACATCCAGGGGCGCCAGTTTCCGGGACCAATTCGTGGAGATCTATAATAATTCGAATGAGGTGATCTATATGGATAGCCTTTATATCGGCAATGGACAGGCAAATAATACAAAGCTATCTGCCGGCGGTGTTCCTTTCGATTGGAGCAAATCAATAGACATGCCCACCAATATTGGTAATCCTACAAAGGATTATGTGTATGCCCGTTATCTATTCATGATCCCTGGTACCGGCAAGCAATACCCGCTAAATCCGGGAGAAAGTATGGTATTGGCACAGACGGGTATTAACCATGGTCAGATCTATAATGACCAGAATGGTGATCAGATCAGCATTATTGATCCCACCTTAACCGTAGATCTTAGTAATGCTGCATTCGAAACCAATCTTGTCGAATATAACCGGGCACAGGCAACAGACCCAACGAAATTCAAGCCTTACAGATATGACCTGGACAATCCCGCTGTTAAGAATATGGAGGTAGTATATGCCGGTACTTATAATGATTGGGTGTTTGATGCTACCGGAAGGGAAGACCTGTTCATCTTCAAAACAAATGAAGATCCAAGGAAATGGAAATCTTATCCTGATCCGGAAGTTTTGCCCGGTGATCTCAAACCTGATACTAAACATTTCCCCCAGATACCAGCCAGGTATATCCTGGATGCAATGGAAATAATTCATGCTGTTCCTGCCAGCAGAATACCTAAAAGATTACAGGATGCATTGGATGCAGCAGGTGTTTCTGTAACCGGCGGCCAGTATTCATCGCAGTCATTAGTGAGAAAAACGCTGAAAACGGTGAATGGCAGACGGATATTACAGGATACCAATAATTCCGCGAACGACTTTGTTACCAAAACCAAAGCAGACCCTTCCAGAACTGCTGCTTCTTTTGAGCCTTAG